A window from Bos indicus x Bos taurus breed Angus x Brahman F1 hybrid chromosome 26, Bos_hybrid_MaternalHap_v2.0, whole genome shotgun sequence encodes these proteins:
- the CWF19L1 gene encoding CWF19-like protein 1 isoform X3 codes for MKLMDAAELVKQPPDVTENPYRKSGKEASTGKQTPAPEEESACQFFFDLNEKQGRKRSSTGRDSKSSPHPKQPRKPPQPPGPCWFCLASPEVEKHLVVNIGTHCYLALAKGGLSDDHVLILPIGHYQSVVELSAEVVEEVEKYKATLRRFFRSRGKRCVLFERNYKSHHLQLQVIPVPLSSCATDDIKDAFITQAQEQQIELLEIPEHSDIKQIAQPGAAYFYVELDTGEKLFHRIKKNFPLQFGREVLASEAILNIPDKSDWRKCQMSKEEEETLARRFRKDFEPFDFTVDDD; via the exons ATGAAACTAATGGATGCAGCAGAACTGGTAAAACAGCCGCCAGATGTCACTGAAAACCCGTACAGAAAATCTGGGAAGGAAGCGTCCACAGGAAAGCAAACTCCTGCCCCTGAG gaagaatcagcctgccagtttttctttgatttaaatGAAAAGCAGGGAAGGAAGCGTTCATCTACAGGCAGAGACAGCAAGTCTTCTCCTCACCCAAAGCAGCCTCGCAAACCTC CTCAGCCTCCAGGACCCTGCTGGTTTTGCCTTGCCAGCCCTGAAGTGGAAAAGCATTTGGTGGTCAACATTGGCACACAT TGCTACCTTGCCCTGGCCAAAGGAGGCTTATCTGATGACCATGTCCTCATTCTGCCCATTGGACACTACCAGTCAGTGGTGGAGCTTTCAGCAGAGGTGGTAGAAGAGGTGGAGAAGTACAAGGCTACATTGAGGAGGTTCTTTAGGAGTCGAGGCAAACGCTGTGTTCTATTTGAGAGGAATTATAAAAGCCATCACCTGCAGCTACAG GTTATTCCTGTGCCACTCAGCAGCTGTGCTACTGATGACATTAAAGACGCCTTCATCACTCAGGCACAGGAACAGCAGATAGAGCTCCTGGAAATCCCAGAGCACTCAGACATCAAGCAG ATTGCACAGCCAGGAGCAGCATATTTTTATGTTGAACTTGACACAGGAGAGAAACTTTTCCacagaattaaaaagaattttccttTGCAGTTTGGAag GGAGGTCCTGGCTAGTGAAGCTATCCTTAATATTCCTGACAAGTCTGACTGGAGGAAGTGTCAGATGagtaaggaagaggaggagactcTGGCTCGCCGCTTCCGGAAAGACTTTGAGCCCTTTGACTTCACCGTGGATGATGATTGA
- the CWF19L1 gene encoding CWF19-like protein 1 isoform X2, translating to MLCSTPQFKGVDILLTSPWPKYVGNFGNSSGEVDTKKCGSALISSLATGLKPRYHFASLEKTYYERLPYRNHIVLQENAQHATRFIALANVGNPEKKKYLYAFSIVPMKLMDAAELVKQPPDVTENPYRKSGKEASTGKQTPAPEEESACQFFFDLNEKQGRKRSSTGRDSKSSPHPKQPRKPPQPPGPCWFCLASPEVEKHLVVNIGTHCYLALAKGGLSDDHVLILPIGHYQSVVELSAEVVEEVEKYKATLRRFFRSRGKRCVLFERNYKSHHLQLQVIPVPLSSCATDDIKDAFITQAQEQQIELLEIPEHSDIKQIAQPGAAYFYVELDTGEKLFHRIKKNFPLQFGREVLASEAILNIPDKSDWRKCQMSKEEEETLARRFRKDFEPFDFTVDDD from the exons ATGCTGTGTTCAACACCCCAGTTTAAGGGTGTTGATATCTTGCTCACATCCCCGTGGCCCAAGTATGTGGGGAACTTTGGGAATTCTTCT GGAGAAGTGGATACCAAAAAATGTGGCTCTGCTTTGATCTCCAGTCTTGCCACAGGCTTGAAACCAAGATATCATTTtgcttctttggaaaagacctatTATGAGAGGCTTCCATATCG AAATCACATTGTTCTACAGGAAAATGCACAGCATGCCACCAGGTTTATAGCTCTGGCAAATGttggaaatccagaaaagaaaaag TATCTTTATGCATTCAGTATTGTTCCTATGAAACTAATGGATGCAGCAGAACTGGTAAAACAGCCGCCAGATGTCACTGAAAACCCGTACAGAAAATCTGGGAAGGAAGCGTCCACAGGAAAGCAAACTCCTGCCCCTGAG gaagaatcagcctgccagtttttctttgatttaaatGAAAAGCAGGGAAGGAAGCGTTCATCTACAGGCAGAGACAGCAAGTCTTCTCCTCACCCAAAGCAGCCTCGCAAACCTC CTCAGCCTCCAGGACCCTGCTGGTTTTGCCTTGCCAGCCCTGAAGTGGAAAAGCATTTGGTGGTCAACATTGGCACACAT TGCTACCTTGCCCTGGCCAAAGGAGGCTTATCTGATGACCATGTCCTCATTCTGCCCATTGGACACTACCAGTCAGTGGTGGAGCTTTCAGCAGAGGTGGTAGAAGAGGTGGAGAAGTACAAGGCTACATTGAGGAGGTTCTTTAGGAGTCGAGGCAAACGCTGTGTTCTATTTGAGAGGAATTATAAAAGCCATCACCTGCAGCTACAG GTTATTCCTGTGCCACTCAGCAGCTGTGCTACTGATGACATTAAAGACGCCTTCATCACTCAGGCACAGGAACAGCAGATAGAGCTCCTGGAAATCCCAGAGCACTCAGACATCAAGCAG ATTGCACAGCCAGGAGCAGCATATTTTTATGTTGAACTTGACACAGGAGAGAAACTTTTCCacagaattaaaaagaattttccttTGCAGTTTGGAag GGAGGTCCTGGCTAGTGAAGCTATCCTTAATATTCCTGACAAGTCTGACTGGAGGAAGTGTCAGATGagtaaggaagaggaggagactcTGGCTCGCCGCTTCCGGAAAGACTTTGAGCCCTTTGACTTCACCGTGGATGATGATTGA
- the CWF19L1 gene encoding CWF19-like protein 1 isoform X1, which translates to MAQKPLRLLACGDVEGKFDALFNRVRAIQKKSGNFDLLLCVGNFFGSTPDAEWEEYKTGVKKAPIQTYVLGANNQETVKYFQDVDGCELAENITYLGRKGVFTGSSGLQIVYLSGTESLNEPVPGYSFSPKDVSSLRTMLCSTPQFKGVDILLTSPWPKYVGNFGNSSGEVDTKKCGSALISSLATGLKPRYHFASLEKTYYERLPYRNHIVLQENAQHATRFIALANVGNPEKKKYLYAFSIVPMKLMDAAELVKQPPDVTENPYRKSGKEASTGKQTPAPEEESACQFFFDLNEKQGRKRSSTGRDSKSSPHPKQPRKPPQPPGPCWFCLASPEVEKHLVVNIGTHCYLALAKGGLSDDHVLILPIGHYQSVVELSAEVVEEVEKYKATLRRFFRSRGKRCVLFERNYKSHHLQLQVIPVPLSSCATDDIKDAFITQAQEQQIELLEIPEHSDIKQIAQPGAAYFYVELDTGEKLFHRIKKNFPLQFGREVLASEAILNIPDKSDWRKCQMSKEEEETLARRFRKDFEPFDFTVDDD; encoded by the exons ATGGCTCAGAAACCGCTGCGCCT CTTGGCATGTGGAGATGTCGAAGGAAAGTTTGATGCTTTATTCAATAGAGTTCGAGCAATTCAGAAGAAAAGTGGAAACTTTGAT CTGCTGTTGTGTGTAGGAAATTTCTTTGGCTCCACTCCAGATGCTGAATGGGAAGAATATAAAACTGGCGTCAAGAAAG CTCCTATTCAGACATATGTGCTGGGTGCCAATAACCAAGAAACAGTGAAATATTTCCAAGATGTTGATGGGTGTGAATTAGCTGAAAACATTACTTATCTGG GTCGTAAAGGTGTCTTCACTGGAAGTTCAGGACTACAGATTGTGTACCTCAGTGGGACAGAGTCCTTAAATGAGCCTGTCCCAGGTTACAGTTTCAGTCCCAAGGATGTGTCTTCCCTAAGGACAATGCTGTGTTCAACACCCCAGTTTAAGGGTGTTGATATCTTGCTCACATCCCCGTGGCCCAAGTATGTGGGGAACTTTGGGAATTCTTCT GGAGAAGTGGATACCAAAAAATGTGGCTCTGCTTTGATCTCCAGTCTTGCCACAGGCTTGAAACCAAGATATCATTTtgcttctttggaaaagacctatTATGAGAGGCTTCCATATCG AAATCACATTGTTCTACAGGAAAATGCACAGCATGCCACCAGGTTTATAGCTCTGGCAAATGttggaaatccagaaaagaaaaag TATCTTTATGCATTCAGTATTGTTCCTATGAAACTAATGGATGCAGCAGAACTGGTAAAACAGCCGCCAGATGTCACTGAAAACCCGTACAGAAAATCTGGGAAGGAAGCGTCCACAGGAAAGCAAACTCCTGCCCCTGAG gaagaatcagcctgccagtttttctttgatttaaatGAAAAGCAGGGAAGGAAGCGTTCATCTACAGGCAGAGACAGCAAGTCTTCTCCTCACCCAAAGCAGCCTCGCAAACCTC CTCAGCCTCCAGGACCCTGCTGGTTTTGCCTTGCCAGCCCTGAAGTGGAAAAGCATTTGGTGGTCAACATTGGCACACAT TGCTACCTTGCCCTGGCCAAAGGAGGCTTATCTGATGACCATGTCCTCATTCTGCCCATTGGACACTACCAGTCAGTGGTGGAGCTTTCAGCAGAGGTGGTAGAAGAGGTGGAGAAGTACAAGGCTACATTGAGGAGGTTCTTTAGGAGTCGAGGCAAACGCTGTGTTCTATTTGAGAGGAATTATAAAAGCCATCACCTGCAGCTACAG GTTATTCCTGTGCCACTCAGCAGCTGTGCTACTGATGACATTAAAGACGCCTTCATCACTCAGGCACAGGAACAGCAGATAGAGCTCCTGGAAATCCCAGAGCACTCAGACATCAAGCAG ATTGCACAGCCAGGAGCAGCATATTTTTATGTTGAACTTGACACAGGAGAGAAACTTTTCCacagaattaaaaagaattttccttTGCAGTTTGGAag GGAGGTCCTGGCTAGTGAAGCTATCCTTAATATTCCTGACAAGTCTGACTGGAGGAAGTGTCAGATGagtaaggaagaggaggagactcTGGCTCGCCGCTTCCGGAAAGACTTTGAGCCCTTTGACTTCACCGTGGATGATGATTGA